A genomic region of Coriobacteriaceae bacterium contains the following coding sequences:
- a CDS encoding GGGtGRT protein, whose translation MAEFENMDHRLDKINATLKEYGMGSLDDAEKVCKEAGMDPLPYDIVKSVQPICFEDAAWAYTAGAAIAIKKGVKSASEAASAIGIGLQAFTTPGSVADDRKVGLGHGNLGAMLLRDETECFAFLAGHESFAAAEGAIGIVKNANKARKKPLRVILNGLGKDAAQIISRINGFTYVQTQFDYATGELKVVNETRYSAGERGDVHCYGADDVREGVAIMHHEGVDISITGNSTNPTRFQHPVAGTYKKECIELGKDYFSVASGGGTGRTLHPDNMAAGPASYGMTDTMGRMHSDAQFAGSSSVPAHVEMMGFIGMGNNPMVGATVAVAVATNAAING comes from the coding sequence ATGGCAGAGTTCGAGAACATGGACCATAGGCTCGACAAGATCAACGCAACGCTTAAGGAATACGGCATGGGCTCTCTCGACGATGCCGAGAAGGTATGCAAGGAAGCCGGCATGGATCCGCTCCCCTACGACATCGTCAAGAGCGTACAGCCCATCTGCTTCGAGGATGCCGCCTGGGCATATACGGCTGGTGCCGCCATCGCCATCAAGAAGGGCGTCAAAAGCGCTTCCGAGGCAGCCAGTGCCATCGGTATCGGCCTGCAGGCCTTCACCACGCCAGGCTCCGTCGCCGACGATCGCAAGGTCGGCCTCGGCCATGGCAACCTCGGCGCAATGCTCCTGCGCGACGAGACCGAGTGCTTCGCCTTCCTGGCGGGCCACGAGAGCTTCGCCGCGGCAGAGGGTGCCATCGGCATCGTGAAGAACGCCAACAAGGCACGCAAGAAGCCGCTACGCGTCATCCTCAACGGCCTCGGCAAGGATGCCGCCCAGATCATCAGCCGCATCAACGGTTTCACCTATGTGCAAACGCAGTTCGACTACGCCACGGGCGAGCTCAAGGTCGTCAACGAGACCCGCTACTCCGCAGGCGAGCGCGGCGACGTGCACTGCTATGGCGCCGATGACGTGCGCGAGGGCGTCGCCATCATGCACCATGAGGGCGTGGACATCTCCATCACGGGCAACTCCACCAACCCCACGCGCTTCCAGCATCCCGTCGCGGGCACTTACAAGAAGGAGTGCATCGAGCTGGGCAAGGACTATTTCTCAGTCGCGAGCGGCGGCGGCACGGGCCGTACGCTGCATCCGGACAACATGGCCGCCGGCCCCGCCTCCTACGGCATGACCGACACCATGGGTCGCATGCACTCCGATGCGCAATTTGCCGGTTCCTCGAGCGTCCCGGCGCACGTCGAGATGATGGGCTTCATCGGCATGGGCAACAATCCCATGGTCGGCGCAACCGTCGCCGTAGCCGTTGCCACCAACGCAGCCATCAACGGCTAG
- a CDS encoding aspartate-semialdehyde dehydrogenase: MTWNKPMPAQPVVAVAGATGVVGREMLKVLEQRNFPAAKVKALASARSAGSTVPFNDGELVVEEMTPASFEGVDIALFACGGDTSKAYRQAVVDAGCVMIDNSSAFRTDDDVPLVVPEVNAKDLEWHSGVIANPNCSTIEMVVALKPLYDLAGGIKRVVVSTYQAASGAGLKAMNELYDQTRQFLDDEELTIEAFSDQIAFNVIPHIDVFMDDAYTKEEWKMVVETAKIFGDAGIKVASTAVRIPVLRCHAESVNVELNKPVTPDEARDALEAAASVTVMDDPGANVYPMPGLLQGTDDVFVGRIRQDPTVEGGLAFWLVMDQIRKGAALNAVQIAEELLP; the protein is encoded by the coding sequence ATGACTTGGAACAAACCCATGCCCGCACAGCCTGTTGTCGCTGTGGCTGGCGCAACGGGCGTCGTTGGCCGCGAGATGCTCAAGGTGCTCGAACAGCGCAATTTCCCGGCTGCGAAAGTCAAGGCGCTCGCATCTGCGCGCTCTGCTGGCAGCACGGTGCCGTTCAACGATGGCGAACTCGTGGTCGAGGAGATGACGCCGGCAAGTTTCGAGGGCGTCGACATCGCGCTTTTCGCCTGCGGCGGTGACACCTCCAAGGCGTATCGTCAGGCCGTGGTCGATGCGGGCTGCGTCATGATCGACAACTCAAGCGCATTTCGCACCGACGATGACGTCCCCCTCGTCGTGCCCGAGGTCAATGCGAAGGATCTCGAGTGGCACTCGGGCGTCATCGCCAACCCCAACTGCTCGACGATCGAGATGGTCGTTGCGCTCAAGCCGCTTTACGATCTCGCCGGTGGCATCAAACGCGTCGTCGTGAGCACCTACCAGGCTGCCAGCGGTGCCGGTCTCAAGGCCATGAACGAGCTCTACGACCAGACGCGTCAGTTCCTCGATGACGAGGAGCTCACCATCGAGGCGTTTTCCGACCAGATCGCGTTTAACGTCATCCCTCACATTGACGTGTTCATGGATGATGCCTACACCAAGGAAGAGTGGAAGATGGTCGTCGAGACCGCCAAGATCTTTGGCGATGCGGGCATCAAGGTCGCTTCGACGGCCGTGCGCATCCCCGTGCTGCGCTGCCATGCGGAAAGCGTGAACGTTGAGCTTAACAAGCCGGTCACGCCTGATGAAGCCCGCGATGCACTTGAGGCTGCCGCGAGTGTAACGGTCATGGATGATCCGGGTGCCAACGTGTACCCCATGCCTGGCCTGCTGCAAGGCACTGATGACGTCTTCGTTGGTCGTATTCGCCAGGATCCCACGGTCGAGGGTGGTCTCGCTTTCTGGCTCGTCATGGATCAGATTCGCAAGGGCGCGGCGCTCAACGCCGTCCAGATTGCCGAGGAGCTGCTCCCGTAG
- a CDS encoding CYTH domain-containing protein — MEIEYKWELPDEDVLAELLGDDELAPMLGEPCMLRMRAIYYDTVAEDVRRMRGGLRIRQENDESVCCLKLAAQASGACKARQEFEVNARDIVDGLRRLPEVGAPADVCEMLLAAKPQPTCETDFTRREYVLACDDFTAALAIDTGEMRRQGRTAPIHEMELEHLSGSEEAFHACATRMQERFGLETQPLSKLARAMAL, encoded by the coding sequence ATGGAGATCGAGTACAAGTGGGAGCTGCCTGACGAGGATGTGCTCGCGGAGCTGCTCGGCGATGATGAGCTTGCCCCGATGCTGGGTGAACCATGCATGTTGCGCATGCGTGCGATCTACTACGATACCGTAGCCGAGGACGTGCGCCGCATGCGTGGTGGTTTGCGCATACGTCAGGAGAATGACGAGTCCGTGTGCTGCCTCAAGCTTGCTGCGCAGGCAAGTGGTGCGTGCAAGGCACGACAGGAGTTCGAGGTCAACGCACGGGATATCGTTGATGGCTTGAGGCGCCTGCCCGAGGTGGGAGCGCCAGCCGATGTCTGCGAGATGTTGCTTGCGGCAAAGCCGCAGCCAACGTGCGAGACCGATTTCACACGACGTGAATATGTGCTCGCATGTGATGACTTCACGGCAGCGCTCGCTATCGACACAGGAGAAATGCGCCGGCAAGGTCGCACGGCACCCATTCACGAGATGGAGCTTGAGCACCTGAGCGGCTCGGAGGAAGCGTTTCACGCATGCGCAACCCGGATGCAAGAGCGCTTCGGGCTCGAAACGCAGCCTCTCTCCAAGCTCGCTCGTGCCATGGCGCTGTAA
- a CDS encoding aminoacetone oxidase family FAD-binding enzyme yields the protein MGNKKRVVVVGGGAAGLVAAISAARAGARVTIVEAGKRVGQKILKTGNGRCNMTNANIQLTDYYNGAAVMPLLEAYPSSRVLGFFGELGLLVTEEDQGRIYPFSNTANTVLDVLRDACKWNNVDVRNGQEVTEIAAAKPGYRLTCANKSTFDADAVVIATGGGTDLLSALGHTVEPFSPVLCPLKTDTKPLKGLAGVRARVRVSGYVDEEAAEPRIVSYGEVLFRDYGLSGIVIFDMSREIGAGGILSLDFLPQLSPSQCVNYFTAKYASLSTSINELFGRTPNFTELMCGCFHTRVNDAVVRMAGFKPSEPATAKTLPKIAATAKDFRVRVTGLAETNQAQVTRGGASPWEFDSLTLESRLKPGIYAAGETIDVDGRCGGFNLHWAWASGIAAGTAAAK from the coding sequence ATGGGCAACAAGAAGCGAGTCGTCGTGGTCGGAGGCGGAGCCGCCGGTTTGGTTGCGGCGATTTCCGCTGCCCGTGCAGGCGCACGGGTAACGATTGTCGAGGCCGGCAAGCGCGTGGGGCAGAAGATCCTCAAGACGGGCAACGGCCGCTGCAACATGACCAACGCCAATATTCAGCTCACCGATTACTACAATGGCGCTGCTGTCATGCCCTTGCTCGAGGCATATCCCAGCTCACGTGTGCTCGGCTTCTTCGGCGAACTTGGTCTGCTTGTCACCGAGGAGGACCAGGGTCGCATCTATCCGTTTTCGAACACCGCCAACACCGTGCTCGACGTGCTGCGCGATGCCTGCAAGTGGAATAACGTCGACGTGCGCAACGGCCAGGAAGTTACCGAGATCGCCGCGGCGAAGCCTGGATATCGCCTCACATGCGCAAACAAGAGCACGTTCGATGCCGATGCCGTCGTCATCGCGACGGGTGGCGGCACGGATCTGCTCTCGGCTTTGGGACATACGGTGGAGCCGTTTTCCCCGGTGCTCTGCCCCCTCAAGACCGACACCAAACCGCTCAAGGGCCTGGCAGGCGTGCGGGCTCGCGTACGTGTGAGCGGCTACGTGGACGAGGAGGCAGCCGAGCCGCGTATCGTGAGCTATGGTGAGGTGCTGTTTCGCGACTACGGTTTGTCTGGCATCGTCATCTTCGACATGTCGCGCGAGATCGGTGCAGGCGGCATCCTGAGCCTCGATTTCCTGCCACAGCTGAGTCCGAGCCAGTGTGTCAACTACTTTACGGCGAAGTACGCATCGCTTTCCACGAGCATCAACGAGCTCTTTGGCCGCACGCCCAACTTCACCGAGCTCATGTGCGGATGCTTTCACACACGTGTAAACGATGCCGTTGTGCGCATGGCGGGTTTCAAGCCTTCCGAGCCGGCGACAGCCAAGACGCTGCCCAAGATTGCGGCGACGGCAAAGGACTTTCGCGTGCGCGTGACGGGGCTTGCAGAGACCAATCAGGCGCAGGTGACGCGCGGTGGTGCTTCGCCCTGGGAGTTCGACTCGCTCACGCTCGAGTCGCGCCTCAAGCCGGGCATTTACGCCGCAGGCGAGACCATTGACGTGGACGGTCGCTGCGGTGGCTTCAACTTGCATTGGGCTTGGGCAAGCGGCATCGCGGCCGGCACCGCAGCTGCGAAATGA
- a CDS encoding signal peptidase I, which yields MGKHSKKRPVSARILSVVGTLIIVVALALSAFLVIPAVAGVNMFCIATQSMEPEIPVGSLVCVERVDPQDLVAGDVITYVDAQDSNVPVTHRVVENDLAEWELVTKGDANEQSDPITVSYGQVVGKVIFSIPLLGYLAVAVSTPVGKVSIALLIVVGLLLCIAADRIRRRA from the coding sequence TTGGGCAAGCATAGCAAGAAGAGGCCGGTTTCGGCACGTATCCTGTCTGTCGTCGGTACGCTTATCATCGTGGTTGCATTGGCGCTCAGCGCGTTTCTGGTCATTCCCGCTGTTGCCGGCGTAAACATGTTCTGCATCGCCACGCAATCCATGGAACCCGAGATTCCCGTGGGTAGTCTGGTCTGCGTCGAGCGTGTCGATCCGCAAGATCTTGTGGCGGGAGACGTCATCACCTATGTTGACGCGCAAGATTCCAACGTTCCCGTGACCCATCGCGTTGTCGAGAACGATTTGGCCGAGTGGGAGCTCGTGACCAAGGGCGATGCCAACGAGCAATCCGATCCAATTACCGTTTCGTACGGCCAGGTGGTCGGCAAGGTTATCTTCAGCATTCCGCTGCTTGGCTATCTCGCGGTGGCTGTCTCGACGCCCGTTGGGAAAGTCTCCATCGCATTGCTCATCGTCGTAGGCTTGCTACTGTGCATTGCTGCCGACAGGATAAGGCGACGCGCCTAG
- a CDS encoding MucBP domain-containing protein, whose protein sequence is MTAAKHTMRHLGAALFGVVLTLLLALCMGLPAAAFAAPDDTTYTIRLYGGNRGTVNGQDMVEWTGVHYGDTVDLGQANITVTDGKYYAKGARPAGLDNVKDVVYVADVDANGKLSGTVTVTEDADYVIAYGVLADRVEYTVRYVDAAGNELAASQKFMGDIGDTPATAAPYFENYVPNAYTATLALTGDPDQNVITFTYARLATGYTTEQNGDGTIDVVTPTGDRVALTPSPATSLPAAAVTAGTAESAQSVVAPDGTEVMTEDGTPLSAPIESLTITDDETPLSSADDIAQANAASSAWNNWVSIALIAGAVVLLVVAFVLWRRNRRKEDF, encoded by the coding sequence ATGACTGCTGCAAAACATACGATGCGACATCTTGGCGCTGCTCTGTTTGGCGTCGTCCTGACGCTTTTGCTTGCGTTGTGCATGGGACTTCCCGCAGCCGCCTTTGCGGCGCCCGACGATACCACGTACACCATTCGCCTGTATGGCGGAAATCGCGGTACGGTCAACGGCCAGGACATGGTCGAGTGGACTGGCGTGCACTATGGCGACACCGTCGATTTGGGGCAAGCCAACATTACTGTTACCGATGGCAAGTACTATGCGAAGGGCGCACGTCCAGCCGGTCTCGATAACGTGAAGGATGTTGTGTACGTCGCAGACGTTGACGCTAACGGCAAGCTCAGTGGCACTGTTACGGTGACCGAGGATGCCGATTATGTCATCGCGTACGGTGTCTTGGCCGATCGCGTTGAGTATACGGTGCGCTATGTCGATGCCGCGGGCAACGAGCTCGCCGCTTCTCAGAAGTTCATGGGCGACATCGGCGACACGCCGGCAACGGCTGCCCCGTATTTCGAGAACTACGTGCCCAATGCATATACGGCAACGCTCGCACTTACCGGAGATCCCGACCAGAACGTCATCACGTTCACGTACGCTCGCCTTGCCACGGGTTATACGACCGAGCAGAACGGTGACGGCACCATCGACGTGGTCACCCCAACGGGCGATCGCGTGGCGCTCACCCCGAGCCCGGCAACGTCTCTTCCGGCGGCAGCCGTGACTGCGGGCACGGCCGAGAGCGCCCAGAGCGTCGTTGCTCCTGACGGTACCGAGGTCATGACGGAAGACGGCACGCCCTTGAGTGCGCCGATCGAGAGCTTGACCATCACCGATGATGAGACGCCGTTGAGCTCTGCTGACGACATCGCGCAGGCCAACGCCGCATCGTCTGCCTGGAATAACTGGGTATCCATCGCCCTCATTGCTGGCGCTGTCGTTCTGTTGGTTGTGGCCTTCGTGCTCTGGCGACGCAACCGCAGGAAAGAAGACTTCTAA
- a CDS encoding N-acetylmuramoyl-L-alanine amidase, with protein MGDDVRHDAAAPGAPEHPWRAARLLLASFVVLVIAVAVLCIVEYSSLPDNVDRVLTQEEQAQVIADNSPLTDYVMLSPNADFPRDDDITKITIHHMAGDLSLEELGSRFSDRDRRASSNYAIDSDGNVALYVEEKNRAWTSSDRENDERAITIEVANDEADGDWHVSDAAYDALVELCVDICKRNDITEFTYTGDERGTLTTHRMFNPDTICPGPYLNGKLPALAREVNARL; from the coding sequence ATGGGAGACGATGTGAGACACGATGCTGCCGCCCCAGGTGCCCCAGAGCATCCATGGCGTGCCGCGCGCTTGCTGCTCGCCAGCTTTGTCGTCCTTGTCATTGCCGTGGCTGTTCTCTGCATTGTCGAATACAGCTCCCTGCCCGACAACGTTGATCGTGTGCTGACGCAGGAGGAACAGGCGCAGGTCATCGCTGATAACAGTCCGCTCACCGATTACGTGATGTTGAGTCCCAACGCGGATTTCCCACGCGATGACGACATCACGAAGATCACGATCCACCACATGGCCGGTGACCTTTCCCTCGAGGAGCTGGGTAGCCGCTTTTCTGACCGTGACCGGCGCGCATCCTCCAACTATGCCATAGACAGCGATGGTAACGTGGCCCTTTACGTCGAGGAGAAGAACCGGGCCTGGACCTCGAGCGACCGGGAGAACGACGAGCGTGCTATCACCATTGAGGTGGCCAACGACGAGGCGGACGGGGATTGGCACGTGAGCGATGCCGCCTACGATGCGCTCGTCGAGCTCTGCGTCGACATCTGCAAGCGCAACGACATCACCGAGTTCACTTACACGGGTGATGAGAGGGGCACGTTGACGACCCATCGCATGTTCAATCCGGATACGATATGTCCCGGTCCGTATCTCAACGGTAAACTCCCCGCCCTTGCCCGTGAGGTCAACGCTCGCTTATAA
- a CDS encoding O-antigen ligase family protein: MGAKSADTPRFDVAQFVSDNCVAICMLLAIVALSFTGVGNAMFVCALGAMLCVAILTKRSMKLDLWIFIPLVIYIVIGAIATFVTYGTLTEGYVCVEAVFLAIYLAIASMGDEETFLMRRGCVAWAIVAGAVAIVLFACNAFGGVVSRLNWPLSGANAEGIFLVIAWFALRALKSDETPDRVLRHGEPIILVALALTLSLGSFGALVIGAIAMLLYGKRDRTWGAVGADAAVMVVKLAIGVGTGLCLYLAPSWGDLPLFNVVTLAYLVVLVAFWPRLDDYLRAHMHLTVPLAILGPLLAVAAACIRGSAPATFVERLEMMGNGFGYLSVNPLFGVGPYQWRMLNMADGDTYFNTWHIHNSLLHISVELGLIAALMLLVIVVRFFLKRRNPEQRGGFIAFFVHNMFDTSFFFPAITGLMMVTAGSPRETGACLCGAPVKILAGAFALGFAALALCYALGI; encoded by the coding sequence GTGGGCGCGAAGTCCGCAGACACCCCGCGCTTCGACGTTGCCCAGTTCGTGAGCGACAACTGCGTGGCCATCTGCATGCTGTTGGCCATCGTCGCACTGTCGTTCACCGGCGTCGGAAACGCCATGTTCGTATGCGCACTCGGCGCGATGCTCTGCGTCGCCATTCTCACGAAGCGCAGCATGAAGCTTGACCTGTGGATCTTCATACCGCTCGTCATCTATATCGTCATAGGTGCCATCGCGACCTTTGTCACCTACGGGACCCTGACCGAGGGCTACGTATGCGTGGAGGCGGTTTTCCTCGCAATCTACCTGGCCATAGCCAGTATGGGTGATGAAGAGACATTCCTCATGCGTCGGGGATGCGTAGCCTGGGCCATCGTGGCGGGTGCTGTCGCCATCGTGCTCTTTGCCTGCAATGCGTTCGGTGGCGTGGTATCCCGGCTGAACTGGCCGCTTTCCGGTGCGAACGCCGAGGGCATCTTCCTGGTGATTGCCTGGTTTGCCCTGCGTGCCCTCAAGTCCGATGAAACGCCCGATCGTGTCTTGCGCCACGGTGAGCCCATCATTCTCGTGGCCCTTGCCCTCACGCTTTCGCTCGGCAGCTTTGGCGCCCTCGTCATCGGTGCCATCGCGATGCTACTCTACGGCAAGCGCGATCGGACCTGGGGCGCGGTGGGAGCCGATGCCGCCGTCATGGTCGTCAAGCTCGCGATTGGGGTGGGGACGGGCCTATGTCTGTACCTTGCGCCGTCCTGGGGCGATCTGCCGCTCTTCAACGTCGTCACGCTCGCCTACCTCGTCGTGCTCGTGGCGTTTTGGCCCCGCCTCGACGACTACCTGCGGGCGCATATGCACCTTACGGTGCCCCTCGCCATCCTGGGGCCTCTCCTTGCCGTCGCCGCCGCATGCATTCGCGGCAGTGCGCCGGCAACCTTCGTTGAGCGCCTCGAGATGATGGGCAACGGCTTTGGCTATCTGTCCGTCAATCCGCTCTTCGGCGTCGGCCCCTACCAGTGGCGCATGCTGAACATGGCGGACGGCGACACGTACTTTAACACTTGGCATATCCACAACAGTCTGCTGCACATCTCCGTGGAGCTTGGCCTCATAGCGGCGCTCATGTTGCTGGTCATCGTCGTGCGCTTCTTTCTCAAGCGCCGCAATCCCGAGCAACGTGGTGGCTTCATCGCCTTCTTTGTCCACAACATGTTCGATACGAGCTTCTTCTTCCCGGCGATCACCGGTCTAATGATGGTGACGGCAGGCTCCCCGCGAGAGACAGGGGCGTGCCTGTGCGGCGCACCGGTCAAGATTCTTGCCGGGGCCTTTGCCCTGGGGTTTGCCGCTCTTGCCCTCTGCTACGCGCTGGGAATCTAG